A region of the Candidatus Acetothermia bacterium genome:
CCCCACGTACACCCCGGTCACGTTGGCCACGTTGTTCGCCCCTAGGGCATACGCCCCCCATACCCCGATCGCAATGATCCCTCCTCGGACAACGCGATCGTACCACAGGACGCCGGCGAGCCGCCGCTCCACGAGCGGGCTCAGGAACTTGTGCAGGAAGTAGGCCAGGGCCAGGCTCCCAAGCGGTGAGGTGATCCAAGAGAGCACGATCCGCGTGAGCACCCCCCATTCCACCGGGCGACCGGCGGCCAGGGCCACACCGAGGATCGCCCCCACCGCAGCCTGGGTGGTGGACACGGGGAGACCACGCCAGGTCATGAGGGCCACGGTGAGCCCGGCGCTCAAGGCCACACAGAACGAGCTTCTAAGTCCCTGAGCGGCGAGGGCGCTGTAGGTGGCCATGCCCCTCTCGCCGGCAAGATACGCCCCAAGGAGGGCAGCGACGGCGGTGAGCAGGACAGCAGTGGGGTAGCGCACGGCGCGCACGCCGACCCCGAGGCCGAACACGTTGGCCGCGTCGTTGGCCCCGAGAGCCCAGCCCATCAGCACCGCCGGGATGATCGCCCACATGTCGCACGGCGCGGGGCGCCGTGTATGGGGGCCTTTATACTCTATAGAGAGGTTCGTGCAAGGGAGCTGCGCCCGGGAGGACTTGAACCTCCGACCTGCGGTTTAGGAAACCGCTGCTCTGTCCGAACTGAGCTACGGGCGCATGGAAGGCCACCGAATGATGGCCACCAAGGGCATCATAGCCGGAGGCGGGCCGGACCGGCAAGGCCTGAAACCCCTGTGCAGCGCTTTGCCCCAAGCGTGGCCCCTCCGGGGCGAATGCCCTACACTCGCCGTCTTACCCTGGTTTCCGCCGGGCACAGAGCTGGCCGCAGCCGGCCAGGATGCGCACCCCACGAGACCGGCGCACGGTGGCGTCCACCCCGTGCCGGAGGAGCTCCCGCCGGAACGCGTCCACCCGCGCCTCGTCCGGCCGCGCGAACGGAAGCCCGGGGGCCGGGTTGAACGGGATCAGGTTCGCGTGCGCCAGCCGCCCCCGGAGGAGGCGGGCCAGTGCCCGCGCCTGATCCAGCCCATCGTTGACCCCGGCGAGGAGCACGTACTCGTAGGTCACCCGTCGGCCGGTGGCTTGGGCATAGACGTCGGCCGCGGCCAGCACGTCGGCAAGGGGCCACCGCATGGCGAGCGGCACGAGCTCCGTCCGCAGGGCATCGTCCGGGGCATGTAGGGACACGGCCAGGTTGAGCTGCAGTCCCTCCTCGCTCAACCGGAGGATCCCCGGGACCACCCCGGCGGTGGACACGGTGATCCGCCGCGCCCCGAGGCCGAACCCGCGCCGGTCGTTCAGGTTACGGATCGCCTTCACGGTGGCCGCGTAGTTGAGCAAGGGTTCACCCATGCCCATCACCACCACGTGGGCCACCTGCTCGCCGCGGGCCCGCAGTTCCCGGGCGAAGTGCAGCACCTGAGCGGCGATCTCCCCGGCGGAGAGGTCCCGCCGGTAGCCCATGGCCCCGGTGGCACAAAACGCGCAGCCGATCGGGCAGCCCACCTGAGTGGAGACGCACACTGTCCGGCGCCCGTCCTCCGGCATGAGCACGGCCTCCACGGCCGCCCCGTCGGGGAGGGCAAACAGGACCTTCGCTGTTCCCTCTTCGGGGTCGCCATGGCGGGCCGCCGGGGTGAGGATCCCGAGGCAATAGGTCTCGGCGAGGCGGTCGCGGAGGGCACGGGGGAGGTTGGTCATCTCCGCAAACCCGGTAGCCAGGTGGCGCCAGGTCCACTCCCACACCTGACGAGCGCGGAACGCCAACTCCCCCCAGGAAGTAAGCAACTCCTCGAGCTCGGGGAAGGACAGGTCCAGAAGATCCTGGCGAGGCATCATCCCGATTATAGTCGGGACGGCCACCCGGTTGGACGTCCCCTGGCCTCCGGGCTATCTTCCACGATGTGGATGAACTGGGCATCGTGGGGGGTACGGTGGTCACCTCGCGTGGGGTTCGCCCCGCGGACATCCTGGTCCGAGACGGGCGGATCGCCCGGGTGGGGAAGATCCGGGCGGTGGGGAAGTGCGTATCGGCCCAAGGGCTCTACGTCCTTCCCGGTGTGGTCGATGCCCACGTGCACCTGGCGCTCCCGGTGGCCGGGACGCGATCGGCCGACGACTTCGCAACCGGCACCCTGGCCGCGGCCGCCGGCGGGGTGACCACGGTGATCGACTTCACCGTGGGCGCCCCGGACCTGGACCTCCCCGCGGCCATCGAGCAGCGCCTGCTCCAGGCCAAGGCCGCGGCAGTGGACTTCGCCCTGCGCGCGGAGATGGTGGGGTGGACGCCGGAGCGGGCGGGGGAGCTTGCGGCCGCGGCGGAGCTTGGGGTGTGCTCGTTCAAGTTCTACCTCGCCTACGCGGCCAGCGGCCGGCGAACGCCCTTGGGGACCCTGCACGCGGCGATGAAGGGGATCCGCGCCCTGGGGGGGGTGGCGATGGTCCACGCCGAGGCGGAGGAACTGGTGGATGCAGCTGGGGGGCCATTCCCCGCGGCCCGCCCCGCGGTGAGCGAGGAGG
Encoded here:
- a CDS encoding anion permease; translated protein: MWAIIPAVLMGWALGANDAANVFGLGVGVRAVRYPTAVLLTAVAALLGAYLAGERGMATYSALAAQGLRSSFCVALSAGLTVALMTWRGLPVSTTQAAVGAILGVALAAGRPVEWGVLTRIVLSWITSPLGSLALAYFLHKFLSPLVERRLAGVLWYDRVVRGGIIAIGVWGAYALGANNVANVTGVYVGAGLLSVGAAALIGGGSIALGVLTYARPVMETVGEKLVALGAWPALLAVASQAAVLQAFTVIGVPVSASQAVVGAVVGIGLVKGVAAVNLRQLLAIAAGWALTPVGAGLVGYALWLTIGRALPG
- the rlmN gene encoding 23S rRNA (adenine(2503)-C(2))-methyltransferase RlmN — protein: MMPRQDLLDLSFPELEELLTSWGELAFRARQVWEWTWRHLATGFAEMTNLPRALRDRLAETYCLGILTPAARHGDPEEGTAKVLFALPDGAAVEAVLMPEDGRRTVCVSTQVGCPIGCAFCATGAMGYRRDLSAGEIAAQVLHFARELRARGEQVAHVVVMGMGEPLLNYAATVKAIRNLNDRRGFGLGARRITVSTAGVVPGILRLSEEGLQLNLAVSLHAPDDALRTELVPLAMRWPLADVLAAADVYAQATGRRVTYEYVLLAGVNDGLDQARALARLLRGRLAHANLIPFNPAPGLPFARPDEARVDAFRRELLRHGVDATVRRSRGVRILAGCGQLCARRKPG